The following is a genomic window from Candidatus Poribacteria bacterium.
TATAATCCCGAAGTCCATCTTTCCGGTGGTGTAACGCTTCACAAATCGAAATTTCCGCTCTATCAGATGGCACGAATAGCGAAGCAAGCAGAAGAAGCCGCAAAAAGAAACGAAGATCAGTCTGGCGAAACCAAGAATAGTCTCGCGCTATTCTATAGTGATACTCTTGAAAGGCGTAACAGGTCACTAAATGATCGCATCAAGGAAGAAAACCTGAGCGGCTGGCATCAGAAACTCAATCGAATCGCTGTAGCTTCTCAATGGGATGGATACGACGACATCATCCAACTAACCAAGCAAATGTATAAAACATATCCAAGCCTCTCACACGGCTTCCGCCGCAAGCTCTTTGAAACGCTTATAATTTGGCAAGAAGAAGGGGTGCTTTATCTTCCAATAATGTTTCACACTCTGCAGCAAATTGACAGGATACAACCACAGCCGCCGGCTTTGAAGAGTTTGAAAGGCCTTCTTTTTCGGCAAGATCAGATGGAGAAATTACATGTTCCCTTGCACTGGGTAGAATATCTGAATCGATAAGTAGATGGAGGAAATTAATGAATATTTTTGAAACAAGAATTAAACCTCAATTGGAAAAAGGTTCGTTCGGTAGTATTGATCCGCAGACGTTAGTGGAGTCCGCTGAACAGATTGGACAAAAGCTTTCATCTAATGAGGATGGTCTCAAGAATCATCAACTTCGCAAATTTTACGATACGGTCAAGCAAATTGAGCGTCGGACATTGAGTCTAAAACGTGATGCACAATTACCGGATGAACTTTTAGCACAATTACTTTTTTTACGTCCGCATCTTGCTAATGCAGAACGTAAGCAGCGAACAAAAGACAGCATTCAACTGCTCCGTCGTGCATTAGATCCTTGTCTGACATCAGAGGCACTTCAAACGAAAGCGGATCTAACTCAATTTGTCAAGTTCTTTGAGGCTATTGTCGCATACGCGCGGTAAGCTTGCCTGATGGGAGTATTTACTGATGAGTTTACAGAACGGAAATGCAATTCGGTTTCTTCACGGTCATATCATAATTTCAGGGATTCTTTCTTGCCAGTCCGGCATTTTTATCGGAGGTGCCGAAGATACGCTACAGATTGGCGGTGTTGACAAAAGCGTTATTCGGAATCCCTTGACAGGTGAACCCTACATTCCGGGCAGTTCCCTAAAAGGGAAATTACGAAGCATTACTGAGAGAATTGTTACAGCCGCCCATAACCAACCTTTGCGTGCCAACCGACCAGGAGGAGATAGAGAAAGGAAAGTGTGGAGACATGAATGTGACGACTTCGGTGATGCGAAAACATGCCAACTTTGTCGTGTCTTCGGGGCAACCGGAAGTGTCGCAACAAACGATAATTATCCTGGGGCACTTTTAGTTAGAGACAGCACCCTTTTTAACAAGGATGATCTGCTGCAAGACGGCTTGCCTATTATTGAAACAAAGATGGAAAATGCTATCGACCGATTGACCTCAGCAGCACACCCTCGAACGTTTGAGCGTGTCCCTGCTGGTGCACAATTTGCGTTTGAACTTATTTATCGAATCGAAACACTTGAAACAGCTACCAAAAACCCGAATCCAACTATAGATTCTCAGCGCGTTAAAGTAGACATCACAAACTTGCTGAATGCTATGGAAATCCTTGAAAAGGATGGGCTCGGTGGGAACATCTCCAGAGGATATGGCAGTATAGAATTTGTCGTTGAGAAGTTCCAAAGCTATGATATCAACAACAACCCAATGAGTTGTGGATTCAAAACCGGTAATGGTCAATCGTTGAGTGCTTGCAAAGGCTTAATACCTTCGCTGATATAAAAGGACAATTCAAAATGGGCGATCTAAGAGTTGTTAAACTTGATTTTAGGTCCACGATTCATTTGGGGAAAAATATATCGGGAATTGGCCTTGAGGATAGTTTGTTAATCGCTCACTCCGATACCTTGTTTAGTTGTTTGATCAACGCTTATGCTGAAATCCACTCCGGCAATCCGAACGCTGTTGATGAACTATTAACCGCATTTGGGGACGGTGAACCACCGTTTCAAATTTCATCAGCATTTCCATATCGGACATGCTGGAATGATTTAACGTATTATCTCCCAAAACCTCTAGTTGGCTACCCTTCGTTTTATGATTCCACATTGGGCCCCAAACTAAAAAAGGAATATGGTAAGTCCATTAGAAACACTCAATTAGTTCCAATTGATATATTTCGAGATTGGATAGCAGGTGAAGAAATAGATGAACACCTGCCAAAACTAAAAGAACAAAATATTGGGAGTTTTTGCACACGTGATATTCGTCCACAGCATGCAAGAGACCGCCTAACTAATGCTGCCTCTATCTACCATGTCGGATTAGTCCATTTTCACGAAGGATCCGGTCTGTATTTTTTGGTTGAACTAAATGATAAAACACTCTTGGATTGGAAGATGTTTGAAACCGTCCTCCACCAGGCAGGAAGAAATGGTTTAGGAGGGCGCCGTAGTCACGGAAATGGGGTTTTTGATGCAACAGTTAGCGAACTGACTGATGATTGGGAGGAATTATTTGTCTCGCGCGGACAAGAAGATTTCAACGGATTCATTAACCTGTCCCTCTACCTACCAGAAACTTTCAAAGGCTTAGAGCCTGTTTCATATCAGTTGATACCTCGACAGGGATGGTGTTATTCGTCGGTTACCGCGACACAAACGAAGCGAAAAAAGGTGACAATGTTCAGTGAAGGTTCTGTTTTCTGGAATGAGCCGAAAGGTATACTTGCAGACGTGACACCCGATAATGGATTCACAGCACATAAACTTTATCGATACGGAATCCCAATTTCGTTGCCCATTAAAGTCTTGGAGGAGAAAGATGACATATCTTGAGACAGGTATTTATCGACTATCAACGCTCTCACCGATTCACATTCGAGCAGGTAATTTAAGATATGGAGAAGGAACCATTCGCGTGAATAATACGGTGTACGTTGTTGATACGCCCAAACTTCAATCTGAGATATTTCGTTTTGGAGGGATGAAAGCTGTTAACACATATACAAAAGCATTTAGCAATCCGAACTCAAAGACAAATATTACACAGATTCTCAATCAGATTGGCTATAATTACAAGTCGAACATAAAACGAATTTCCAAAGGCATTGTTCGTATTCCGCGAACTAATTCGTTTATGCAATCTGCGTTAGACGAGTATTTTGTCCCCGGGAGTAGCCTTAAAGGTGCAATCAAAACGGCAGTGTTGTACCACAATGTCACACAGCGGATAGCCGACGGGGAACTTGACCTAGATGATTTTGTTAAAAATCAAATTACAGCATATCACAGCAAACATGGAAACCGAGAAAAAAAGAAGTTCAAGGAATCCTTTGCTACGGCACTCTTAAGAGATGTCTTTCAGTCAAAACACCCACAGGAGGCCCCCTGGACTGATTCTGGGATTGATCCAAGCCAATTTGGAGAGATAATCACAGCCCCTGGAAGTACAGGTGCCAATGTGAAAACTTTAGATGGTGGTCAAATTCATCTTCCTTTGGATAATATCCGCACTACTCTAAAAGGAAAGGACACTATTAAGATTGACACTTTTGGAGAACATAGGGGTGTAAAAGTTATCGCAACCTATACTAAAATTGAGAAACTACCCGCTTTCTCGAAAACACAAAATAACAAGCGAAAGCAAGAACCTCGAGGTCCATTCACAGACATTTTCAAGGCAATTAAGGTTAAAGATGCTATTATTGAAGACTCTTCTGAAGTCCAGACTGAAGAAATCCTTTTTACTTCACTGAATAGACATAATCAAATTGCTCGAAAGAGGATGCAAGGCAATACCAATTATGAATGCTTCCATGGAGAAACGGATATCGAAATCTCTATTGACCACGATATTTTGGAGAGTTTTAAAAGAGCAGGCGCGACCCCGCCGTTTTCAGATCTTACATCTTTGATCGACATTTGTCAGAATTTCGCAAGAGAACAATGGAAAGCCGAGCAACGATTTCTAAAAGCACACGCCGGTGGCAGTAGCCTCAGCCTTAGGGCAATCGAGAAATTTTACACTGATGCGAAAAATATAGATCGTCCGACGCTCCGCGTTGGATGGGGAACAGGCATGCTTGGCACCACTCTCTCACTCTTGCTGGATGAACCGACACGGGTTAAGTTACGCAATGAAGTTATCTCCGGTGGACACCACGTTCGCCCAAAACCAGCTCCTAAATCCCGACGGTTTGTTTTGGATGATCAGCAACCCATATACCCGCTTGGTTGGATTGAATTTGTTTGAACTTACGGAGGAAGCAACATGCAAGAAATACACAAGAGGTTGAATTGTGTGAGGGAAGATAATAGACATTGGCGGACCCAACTCCTTAAAATAACGCAGGAGATGTCTAAGTATGAAGATCTAAAGAGAAATAGGCCTGGAGGCAATCACGAAACGGTGTTGCATCGGATTCTACCAACATACCGGGAAGTCTTCAACACTCATAACATTTATCAAAGAAAGAAGAATCAACTCCCCAGTCGGGGGGACAATAATAATTATTTATCCTGCTACGATGTCGGCATTTTCTTGGTTGGTTTTAGTACCCTTCCGATTGCCCTCAGCCTTGCAGAAATCCAACCGCTTAAGCAGGTTTACTTTCTCTACTCAGATGATACTGTAGATATGCTGGACGAAATTAATAATAGGATTTCGGCTATGCTACCTCAGAAGAGCACATTGAGCGATCTTGTCAGTAAATCTGTCGATCAAGATTCGGGTTTCGCGTTAAAAGTAAGAAGTCCTTCAGATCCAATTGATACCTTTAAGCAGATTAAAACAATCATTCACGAAGTTGAAAAAAATCTTGGAGCGAAAACAGACATCGCGCTTGATCTCACAGGCGGGAAGAAAACAATGATTGGTGGAGGCTTCACTGCCGGATCAATATATTCCATATCGCCAAAGTGTGATATGTTTTACGTTGATTCACTTGAGTACGATCCGGGACGTGGTTCGCCGAAACCCGGATACGAATTCTTGAGTCGGCTTGAAAACCCTTACAATGTCTACAATGTCCAAAGCGTCCATGAAGCCGAAAAACTTTTCGAGAAACACAACTATGAGGCAGCAGCGGGTTTGTGGGAAATTGTTGGTGATAATCTTAATACTTATGCTGAGCAGTACGGTTTGGAAAAGGAACGAGACGCAATTGAAAAAAATCTTTGTATGGCAGATTGTTACAGTCTTTGGGATGCCTTTGACTATGTTGAGGCCAAAGAATCCAAAGTAAATGACGGAAATTTATGGGATTACAATACTAAGCATACCTACAACTTACACGCTTTAATTGATGTTCTTAAAATTTTGAGTGAAGTAGAAGATCAAGAGACACTTTTCGCCGAAGATGCACGAATCATTCATTATGCCGTAGATCGCTACCAAAATGGGATAAGGCGCGTAGACAGTGACAAATTTGATGATGCAATAGTCCGTTTTACGCAGGTCGTTGAAATCCTTTGCCTCTACCAAATTTATCGAATCGCAATGAATAACTCATTAACTTCTCCTGGCCATAGAACTGTATCAGAGGCAGATTGTTTGAACGAAACATGGAGTATATCAAAGTTAATAATCTTCTTGTTTGGACAGTCGTGGAAATACGATAATTATTGTATTGCGAATGAAGATATGAAATTAAATATAAATGATTATGGGTACACAGACGCGCGGGAGATAACAGCACTTATTGACGCTCGAAATAAATTCGTTCACGTCAAGAGTAATCCTGGGTGGGAGGAAATGAAGGAAAACGCCCAAAACCTACAAAGTCTGGCATGCAAGTTTCTTAAAAACTTTTCAGGCAACTATTGTTGCCAAAAGGGTTTGCCTTTTGATACCCTCCTTGAACTCCATAGGTTCTGTTCAGTGACACAAGAGAAGTAAATTTCTAATCTGCACTCATGCTCCAGAACTTCCGTTTCGCACGCTACCGCTTCACATACACCGTCCAAGAACCGCTGAAGATGCCCCACTACAAAGGCAACGTCTTCCGCAGCCGGTTCGGATACCTCCTCCGCGACATCACCTGCATCGGTGGTGAAGCGCAGTGCCAGACACAGTGCCAGTACCCAGACCGGTGCGTCTATTCTAAATGCTTTGAAACCCCCGTACCCGAAGACAGTCCGATGCTCCGAGGGCAACCCTTCGCACCACACCCATTTATTCTTGAACCACCACACACGCAGCAATTAGACTATACCCCCGGCGATACTTTCACCTGCACATTGACCCTCATCGGCGAGGCAATCAACCTCTTACCGTGGTGCGTGTTCACCTTCCGCGAGATAGGCAAGCGACGCATCGGTATCCGTGGCAAACGTGGACAGTGCCATCTCAACACAGTAGAAACCCTCCCCGCACTCGGGAGCCAAGACATCCGAACAATTTACACGGCAGAAACCGAATTGCTCACAGACGACGGGGTGATTCTTGGACGGGACGACGTAATGCGTAGCGTGCCGAATGGGGTTGATGAGATTGAATTGGAATTTCTTACGTCCACGAGTATAAAAGTGAGCGGAAAATGGACAAGCCACCTGACGTTTGAACACCTCATCCGCAACCTGCTCCGTCGTATCCGATTCCTGAGTTTTTTTCATTGTGGCGAGGATTTGGAGGTAGATGCGCGGACGATAATTGAGGCTGCCAAGACTGTAACGCATGTATCCGATTTCCATTGGATTCGGGCAGATCGCTACTCCTACCGCACCGAGAAATCCATTCCGATGGGCGGGTTTATCGGTAAGATTCGCTTTACCGGTGCGTTGGAGCCGTTCCTACCCTTTATCTATCTCGGCGAGTATCTACACATCGGACATCATACGGCTTTTGGACATGGACAGTACCGTATAAATTAACGTGGGTTCCGGACGTGCGATAAATCGCACTACTACGAACCTATCTCCCGTTTGTAGTAGGGCAATTCATTACCCGTCAATTTCGATAACTTTCAAACGTGCGATAAATCGCACTACTACGAACCACCCCGTTTTTAGTAGGGAGACCATTCATTGCCCGTCAATCACAGCAAATCTTGAATCCTATAAATCATTGAATCACATGAATCACAGTTCAGACATCTTCAAGAGTCTCTCAAACCACTCGCGCAGCTGCGGTACATTCGTAATACCGAGCCAAAGGAGAAGCGCAACGATAATTACAATCCAGATCAAGAAACGCCAGGCGTGCTTAATAATGCCAATTACAATAAATATGGCAAATATAGCTGCAACTGCTAAAAAAATTGGAGAGTTGATTAGTTCAGGTAATTCAGGCATAATTTTGATACCTTGTGAAAAATGCGCGGGTTCGTAATAGGGCAATTCATTGCCCGTATTTAGAAAACATACATTTGTGAAATTGCGCCGGTTCGTAGTAGGGCAATTCATTGCCCGTTATATTTGTAGAAAATGCGCGGGTTCGTAGTAGGGCAATTCATTGCCCGTTATGTTTGTAGAAAATGTTCTGGTTCGTAGTAGGGAAACCATTCATTGCCCGTTCATACACGCTAATTGCTAAAGGGTCTCACCCACTTAACCAATCCCAACCTTTACCGTAGTCGCGAACCGGATAAGTTCGCCAAAGATTTCGTAGCCATTCAATGCCAAAGTGTTTTTCGTACCAATGAACACTTGAACAAGACCAATTTAAGGGTTTCTTTACATAATCGTGCTTGGTCGGGTTGTAGTGTATGTAGTTCAGAGTCGTGTAGTAATGGCGTTCATTGCGAATCTGTCGATCACTAAAAAGATGCCAAATTTTTCGTCCTGTCAGTCCGTCACGCCGATTCAACTCGCGTGCTGTACGCGCATGGGTCCGCCGCAAAGGACGACTGATAACCGAAAGGGGGTGACACTGAACTAATAAATGATAATGATTTGGTAACACAACCCAACTGCTAATGGGGATTTTAGCGATCTGGAGTTCTTTGTGTAATTCTTTAAGAAGCCATGCTTGATTTTCTTCGGTATGGAAATACTGTTTATGTTCATAAGTAGCCGCGGTAATGAGAAACCAGCCTTTGACGGAACTGAAGTGGGGTGGTTCATGCAATGGGAAACGGTTCATTTGTCTCTGGTGCAAAATTTCAGATTTTTGTTCCGGTGTTTGTCTACGATAATTGTACATATTTGTATCTGAGTTGTTTTGGGACGTGCGATGAATCGCACTACTACAAACCTTTTGGAACGTGCGATGAATCGCACTACTACAAACCTTTTGGGACGTGCGATGAATCGCACTACTACAAACCTTTTGGGACGTGCGATGAATCGCACTACTACAAACCTTTATTTAACTTTTTCCCGCGCCTCCAGAACCTTAGAAACCACGGTCTCAACATCCGTTTCATCGACAAACGGAGACAGGATATACGACTTTAAAGCGACAATCGGTTCGCCGTAGGTTGTGTGTCGGTAGCAGTCGGTCGTAGAAATCATGACCCCTCTACCTGCCATCGCCTCTGCGTGTACATAGTCAAAAATCTTTTGGTTATAGTCGTTGTGTGTGCGCAAACTGTCGCGATAATCAGCGTCTTTAAACTCCTGATCTTTAATCGCGAAAGTATCCACACCATCAGGATAGGCACGGAAAAGCGTGACGGTTCCGAAGTTAACCTGGTTCAGCACAGTCGTCCCCGCATGTCCACCGAGATGTTCGCGCAAGAGTTGCGCCATTTCAACGATATGTCCGAGAATCGCTTGCAACCCCTGTTCACCGAACAGCCGAAGATTCGCAAGTGCCCCAAGCACCCCAGTCCCCGCTCTTGAAGTTTCAAGCGTGTACATGCCGGGGCGGTAATCTCCATGGTGATAGAGATACGGCATCTGTTCAGGGTGACGTTTCACTAAATCCAGGTCTGATCGGTTTTTGACGAGGACAAGGCTGGAGATGTAGGGTGCAAAACCAGTTTTATGAAAGTCAACACCAAGGGAATCGGCGAGGGATAGATGCTGTATACGCCGGCGCGTACCTGCCAACGCCCGAAGGGTCCGTGGACGAAAATCCAACGGGTTCTCCTCAACATCGTAATCGTTAAACACCGACCACGCCCATCCGATCACGGCATCGGCGTGAATATGTGGTTGATAATCAAGGTTGAATTCATCGACGAGCCCGTCCCTTAACTTCACAATGCTTTCCAAATCGTCCAACCCAAACGAGTCCGTAGTCCCCAAGGTCGCAATGATAGCGGCAATCTTTTTTCCACTTTCGAGTGCCTTGCGAGTTTCTTGCGCAAGGACATCAAGATCCATTTCGTTTTCATAAGTCGTTGGAATCGTGATGAGATTCTTCGTTCCGATGCCCAACCAACCGACAATGTTCGTGGCGCAATAATGCCCCGTATCCGACACAAACACAACCACATCTTCAGAGGTGCCGTTCTCGACGGTCCCTGGGTCGGCTTTTTCCAAGCCAAGCTTCACACCGTAGAAGGTTGTTCCGGTACCGCCAAAAGTGAACGCGCCGCCTGACCTTTCCGGATCGTATCCAATCATTTTTGAGAGCATCCCGATGACTTCAACTTCAGCCAGTGCCACGAGACGGCTATATTCATCCCAAGCGAGGTTCGGATTGTACAGAGAAGCGAGGAGCACACCGATCAGACTTGGAATCGTCGGTGGCGCAACAACGTTCTGTTGCGTACGGGGGTGTCCGAAGATGGTCATACCTCGGAGATAGCCCACGAGGTCGGTGGTGACATCCTCAATGGAGGACATCGTTTCGGGTAAGGCTGCTTGTCGTGCTTCTTCAAAGTCAGCGGGGATAATACTGCCGAGCATTGGCAGGTGCGTTTTGAGTTCATCGACCTGGTCCAAGGCGCGCATGATAGAATGCACGAAGTAGGAATTATGGATGGGGTCTGCTACAGGTTGCGGAAAAGCCAGTCGAATGTCTTTTAAGATATCGCGATAGGTCACGTCCTTTTGCTCTCCAATCGTGAGGTTTAATGGTAATTGTTGTAGCACAAATTTTATGGAAATTAAGAATTTAAATCGGTAATTTCTCAACGTGCGATAAATCGCACTACTACGAACCAACTTGTTTGTAGTAGGGCAATTCATTGCCCGTTATGAACTTTTGGACGTGCGATAAATCGCACTACTACGAACCAACTTGTTTGTAGTAGGGCAATTCATNNNNNNNNNNNNNNNNNNNNNNNNNNNNNNNNNNNNNNNNNNNNNNNNNNNNNNNNNNNNNNNNNNNNNNNNNNNNNNNNNNNNNNNNNNNNNNNNNNNNTGCCCGTTATTGACTTTCTATTTGTAGTAGGGCAATTCATTGCCCGTCAATCACAGAGGGGTTCGCGTGTAGATTATACCTTACTTCTAACCTATAAGTCAAATTAAATCTGCAGCGAAAAATTGACTTATGTCCAAATTTAAGGTATGCTTATAAACTAAACTGGAGGTCCATTCTGTGTTCTATGTCATCTCTTACGATATTCCTGACAACCGCAGACGCAGCCAACTCGCAAAAGTCCTGAAAGGCTTCGGCTCCCGCGTCCAGTACAGTGTCTTTGAGGCACACCTGAACCGGAAACAATACGAAGAACTCAAGCGCGCCGTTGCACGTGTTATTAATCTATCTGAAGATTCGGTGCGCTATTACGCCCTCTGTGGGAACTGCGCCGGACGGGTCGAAGTGCCTGCTGTCGGTGAAGTAACCTCAGACCCGCAAACAATTGTGGTTTGATATGCAACTCCCAAACCTAACCCACGATCAGATTCAAGACCGCTGCACAGCACGAAGCTTCACGCGTGGTGAAGAGTACTTTGACATCGGAATGATCGGCAATCCCATACTTCACGGCTGGACGCTGTCAGCCACATGCGAAGGGACAGAAGAATATCCGTATCACGTCTCTGTGGAGTTAATGCCGACGGGGATCGCTGATGCCGACTGTTCCTGCCCTTATGATTGGGGCGGAGATTGTAAACACATCGTCGCGCTCCTCCTCACCTACGTTGACACGCCAGAAGTGATCTATTCCTTGGACACTTTGTTGACCGCACTCGCCGAAAAACCGAAGGAGACCCTTTTACGCGTTATTTCAGAACTCCTCAAACGATCACCCGAGCTGGTGCCGGTTGCGAAATTCTATGCCGATATACCCGAGGAACCCGAGGTGGAAATTGAACCTATCCCTCCCGAACTCAGTGTTTATGCGACAGTAATAGAAGAGGTACCAGACATAGCGCCGGTGTCTCCGACGCACGCACCAACAGCTTCTGCTACAGTTACAACGTATCGGGAACAGGTCGATCGCCTTTTCGGAAACGGCTTTCTCGAGCAGCAGCAACTGCAACCGGTGTTAACTCAACTCGAAGGTTTAGTCGCACACGCTGAATCGCTGGCGCGAACGGGTGAAACGGAATTCGCCCTATCTGTGCTTCACGCAGTGATACACCAATCTATCACCCGTTATCCTGACACACTCCAGAGAGATGAGCTACCCCGATTCGTCAAGAAATGCACGAAAGTGTTCACAAACATTGCTACCGCAGCACAAGCATCAGATGCAACAGACCTTAACACAGGCACTATGCCCGCTCCTTTGTTTGAACACTGCCGTATGTTATTGCAACTGAGTTTTAATGCAGCGGAGGTCTTCGTGCCACTCCTGACGGGATTATTAGAGCAAGTTTGTGTTGCGCAAGAGACATCGGAATTACAAGTGATCATTGAGCAGTCCCTTGATGAAAGCCCAGATCGGTCAGCACACGTTCAACTGCTACTGGCACTGTATTTGGACGCCGGCAAAACCCAACAGTATCTCCGTCTGGCACAAGAGGAGGGTGAAACTTATCGATTGATATACGCCCTCTTTGTATACCAACAAAGTGCTGTAGCGTGGCGGACACTTGAAAAATTCCCGTTATCTATTGATGAATACACGCGCCTCTTGCAGAGCCCAATAGCCACAAGCATTCCAGAGTTTGCCGAAAAACTGATTGCCCGTATCAGAGACCCCCAACCTGACACCGCTATCACCCTCTATCAACGCCTGATTGAACAGAGCATACACGCCCGAAAACGTGAAGCTTACGAGAAAGTTTTGGGGTATCTGACGGCGTTAAGCGGAATCTATCAGGACCTCGGTCAGGAAGATCAGTGGACTGTTTATCTGGAAGACCTCCGAAAACAGCATTCCCGCAAGCGACTGCTGCTACAAATTATCGCCGAGATTTAAGACTCCTCTTTTGTACCACAAACTGTATGAAAGTTAAGAATTTAAATTGGTAATTCCAAAACGTGCGATAAATCGCACTACTACAAGCGGCCCCGTTCGTAGTAGGGCAATTTATTGCCCGTCGATTGCTGAATTATTTTTTTAAACCTC
Proteins encoded in this region:
- a CDS encoding transposase, with protein sequence MNRFPLHEPPHFSSVKGWFLITAATYEHKQYFHTEENQAWLLKELHKELQIAKIPISSWVVLPNHYHLLVQCHPLSVISRPLRRTHARTARELNRRDGLTGRKIWHLFSDRQIRNERHYYTTLNYIHYNPTKHDYVKKPLNWSCSSVHWYEKHFGIEWLRNLWRTYPVRDYGKGWDWLSG
- the csm5 gene encoding type III-A CRISPR-associated RAMP protein Csm5; protein product: MDSQHINFIDTESQFRCPLKSWRRKMTYLETGIYRLSTLSPIHIRAGNLRYGEGTIRVNNTVYVVDTPKLQSEIFRFGGMKAVNTYTKAFSNPNSKTNITQILNQIGYNYKSNIKRISKGIVRIPRTNSFMQSALDEYFVPGSSLKGAIKTAVLYHNVTQRIADGELDLDDFVKNQITAYHSKHGNREKKKFKESFATALLRDVFQSKHPQEAPWTDSGIDPSQFGEIITAPGSTGANVKTLDGGQIHLPLDNIRTTLKGKDTIKIDTFGEHRGVKVIATYTKIEKLPAFSKTQNNKRKQEPRGPFTDIFKAIKVKDAIIEDSSEVQTEEILFTSLNRHNQIARKRMQGNTNYECFHGETDIEISIDHDILESFKRAGATPPFSDLTSLIDICQNFAREQWKAEQRFLKAHAGGSSLSLRAIEKFYTDAKNIDRPTLRVGWGTGMLGTTLSLLLDEPTRVKLRNEVISGGHHVRPKPAPKSRRFVLDDQQPIYPLGWIEFV
- a CDS encoding pyridoxal-dependent decarboxylase, which gives rise to MTYRDILKDIRLAFPQPVADPIHNSYFVHSIMRALDQVDELKTHLPMLGSIIPADFEEARQAALPETMSSIEDVTTDLVGYLRGMTIFGHPRTQQNVVAPPTIPSLIGVLLASLYNPNLAWDEYSRLVALAEVEVIGMLSKMIGYDPERSGGAFTFGGTGTTFYGVKLGLEKADPGTVENGTSEDVVVFVSDTGHYCATNIVGWLGIGTKNLITIPTTYENEMDLDVLAQETRKALESGKKIAAIIATLGTTDSFGLDDLESIVKLRDGLVDEFNLDYQPHIHADAVIGWAWSVFNDYDVEENPLDFRPRTLRALAGTRRRIQHLSLADSLGVDFHKTGFAPYISSLVLVKNRSDLDLVKRHPEQMPYLYHHGDYRPGMYTLETSRAGTGVLGALANLRLFGEQGLQAILGHIVEMAQLLREHLGGHAGTTVLNQVNFGTVTLFRAYPDGVDTFAIKDQEFKDADYRDSLRTHNDYNQKIFDYVHAEAMAGRGVMISTTDCYRHTTYGEPIVALKSYILSPFVDETDVETVVSKVLEAREKVK
- the cas6 gene encoding CRISPR system precrRNA processing endoribonuclease RAMP protein Cas6; its protein translation is MLQNFRFARYRFTYTVQEPLKMPHYKGNVFRSRFGYLLRDITCIGGEAQCQTQCQYPDRCVYSKCFETPVPEDSPMLRGQPFAPHPFILEPPHTQQLDYTPGDTFTCTLTLIGEAINLLPWCVFTFREIGKRRIGIRGKRGQCHLNTVETLPALGSQDIRTIYTAETELLTDDGVILGRDDVMRSVPNGVDEIELEFLTSTSIKVSGKWTSHLTFEHLIRNLLRRIRFLSFFHCGEDLEVDARTIIEAAKTVTHVSDFHWIRADRYSYRTEKSIPMGGFIGKIRFTGALEPFLPFIYLGEYLHIGHHTAFGHGQYRIN
- the cas2 gene encoding CRISPR-associated endonuclease Cas2; the encoded protein is MFYVISYDIPDNRRRSQLAKVLKGFGSRVQYSVFEAHLNRKQYEELKRAVARVINLSEDSVRYYALCGNCAGRVEVPAVGEVTSDPQTIVV
- the csm2 gene encoding type III-A CRISPR-associated protein Csm2, giving the protein MNIFETRIKPQLEKGSFGSIDPQTLVESAEQIGQKLSSNEDGLKNHQLRKFYDTVKQIERRTLSLKRDAQLPDELLAQLLFLRPHLANAERKQRTKDSIQLLRRALDPCLTSEALQTKADLTQFVKFFEAIVAYAR
- the csm3 gene encoding type III-A CRISPR-associated RAMP protein Csm3 — protein: MSLQNGNAIRFLHGHIIISGILSCQSGIFIGGAEDTLQIGGVDKSVIRNPLTGEPYIPGSSLKGKLRSITERIVTAAHNQPLRANRPGGDRERKVWRHECDDFGDAKTCQLCRVFGATGSVATNDNYPGALLVRDSTLFNKDDLLQDGLPIIETKMENAIDRLTSAAHPRTFERVPAGAQFAFELIYRIETLETATKNPNPTIDSQRVKVDITNLLNAMEILEKDGLGGNISRGYGSIEFVVEKFQSYDINNNPMSCGFKTGNGQSLSACKGLIPSLI
- a CDS encoding SWIM zinc finger family protein, whose protein sequence is MQLPNLTHDQIQDRCTARSFTRGEEYFDIGMIGNPILHGWTLSATCEGTEEYPYHVSVELMPTGIADADCSCPYDWGGDCKHIVALLLTYVDTPEVIYSLDTLLTALAEKPKETLLRVISELLKRSPELVPVAKFYADIPEEPEVEIEPIPPELSVYATVIEEVPDIAPVSPTHAPTASATVTTYREQVDRLFGNGFLEQQQLQPVLTQLEGLVAHAESLARTGETEFALSVLHAVIHQSITRYPDTLQRDELPRFVKKCTKVFTNIATAAQASDATDLNTGTMPAPLFEHCRMLLQLSFNAAEVFVPLLTGLLEQVCVAQETSELQVIIEQSLDESPDRSAHVQLLLALYLDAGKTQQYLRLAQEEGETYRLIYALFVYQQSAVAWRTLEKFPLSIDEYTRLLQSPIATSIPEFAEKLIARIRDPQPDTAITLYQRLIEQSIHARKREAYEKVLGYLTALSGIYQDLGQEDQWTVYLEDLRKQHSRKRLLLQIIAEI
- the csm4 gene encoding type III-A CRISPR-associated RAMP protein Csm4 is translated as MQRLNTFADIKGQFKMGDLRVVKLDFRSTIHLGKNISGIGLEDSLLIAHSDTLFSCLINAYAEIHSGNPNAVDELLTAFGDGEPPFQISSAFPYRTCWNDLTYYLPKPLVGYPSFYDSTLGPKLKKEYGKSIRNTQLVPIDIFRDWIAGEEIDEHLPKLKEQNIGSFCTRDIRPQHARDRLTNAASIYHVGLVHFHEGSGLYFLVELNDKTLLDWKMFETVLHQAGRNGLGGRRSHGNGVFDATVSELTDDWEELFVSRGQEDFNGFINLSLYLPETFKGLEPVSYQLIPRQGWCYSSVTATQTKRKKVTMFSEGSVFWNEPKGILADVTPDNGFTAHKLYRYGIPISLPIKVLEEKDDIS